In Candidatus Legionella polyplacis, the following are encoded in one genomic region:
- a CDS encoding DNA translocase FtsK 4TM domain-containing protein produces the protein MEKHKSHSLNNTEKNLKRNILKKYLKETYLLIIMMLSIFILISLYSYNINNNIKKYIPNQGNYKKISNYCGIVGLFLANILYYLFGCFSFFIPIWILYITFNLFIYNYKNIKIHYTDIYIKNIGFFLFIISGNSLLNLNFQNQNNNLTYHKNGILGKFILNNLEIIFNKEGTTLILITIFLISINFITKISWTYLIKEILYTLFAIIKWTLKKIKVFFFIKKKKQDKYIKKNISNKNTDFIHKQNKSIKIHNNNNNLKLNTIFKKHHTNYTKRKIINLPNTILIKNKKQNNLNKYIKNNNKYIAEKIKNTLSQFGIKANVVNIQHGPIVTRFELQLHSGTKIKTILSLSKDLARLLSVTSIKIIESIPEKTTIGLELPNKIQNPIKLFDILSSKEYQKSYSPITLGLGVNTIGNPVTIDLKEMPHILIAGTTGSGKSMNIHSMILSILLKSTPKQVQFIMIDPKIIELSIYNQIPHLLMPVITDTKTIPTTLNWIIKEMKKRFYLMNTLKVRNIEEFNKKNSKIKKFNSKKNKYFINNQNIQNNLPYIIIIIDELADIILTEKKNIESLIVYITQKSRASGIHFIISTQRPSVNILTGIIKANIPARIAFQVSSKIDSYIILDQQGAEQLLGKGDMLYLSPQKKITRIHGPIISNQEINKIINYWINKKH, from the coding sequence ATGGAAAAACATAAATCTCATTCTTTAAACAACACTGAAAAAAATCTTAAACGAAATATTTTAAAAAAATATTTAAAAGAAACTTACCTACTTATAATTATGATGTTATCAATATTTATTTTAATATCCTTATATTCTTATAATATTAATAACAATATAAAAAAATACATTCCTAATCAAGGAAACTATAAAAAAATATCTAATTACTGTGGAATTGTAGGATTATTCCTAGCAAATATATTATATTATCTCTTTGGATGTTTTTCTTTTTTTATCCCAATTTGGATATTGTATATAACATTCAATTTATTTATTTATAATTATAAAAATATTAAAATTCATTATACTGATATATATATAAAAAATATAGGATTCTTTTTATTTATAATTAGTGGAAATAGTCTATTAAATTTAAATTTTCAAAATCAAAATAATAATCTTACTTACCATAAAAATGGAATATTAGGAAAATTTATCTTAAATAATCTAGAAATTATTTTTAACAAAGAAGGAACAACATTAATACTTATAACAATATTTCTGATTAGTATAAATTTTATTACTAAAATTTCTTGGACTTATCTAATAAAAGAAATCCTATATACCCTATTTGCAATAATAAAATGGACTTTAAAAAAAATAAAAGTATTTTTTTTTATTAAAAAAAAAAAGCAAGATAAATATATAAAAAAAAACATTAGCAACAAAAATACTGATTTTATTCATAAACAAAACAAATCAATAAAAATACATAATAATAATAATAATTTAAAATTAAACACAATTTTTAAAAAACACCACACAAATTATACAAAAAGAAAAATAATAAATTTACCTAACACCATTCTTATAAAAAATAAAAAACAAAATAATTTAAATAAATATATAAAAAATAACAACAAATATATTGCAGAAAAAATTAAAAATACCCTATCACAATTTGGAATTAAAGCTAACGTAGTTAACATCCAACATGGACCAATTGTCACAAGATTTGAACTTCAATTACATTCTGGAACAAAAATAAAAACAATACTATCTTTATCAAAAGACTTAGCAAGATTATTGTCAGTCACTTCAATAAAAATTATTGAATCTATTCCAGAAAAAACCACTATCGGATTAGAATTACCAAATAAAATACAAAATCCCATAAAACTTTTTGATATCTTATCTTCCAAAGAGTATCAAAAATCATATTCCCCTATTACCTTAGGATTAGGAGTAAATACTATTGGTAATCCTGTCACTATCGATTTAAAAGAAATGCCACATATCTTAATTGCAGGAACAACAGGATCAGGAAAATCAATGAATATACACTCTATGATTCTCAGTATTCTTTTAAAATCCACTCCTAAACAAGTTCAATTTATCATGATCGATCCTAAAATAATTGAATTATCTATATATAATCAAATACCACATTTATTAATGCCAGTAATCACAGACACAAAAACAATACCAACAACCCTTAATTGGATCATTAAAGAAATGAAAAAACGTTTTTATTTAATGAATACTTTAAAAGTACGTAATATAGAAGAATTTAATAAAAAAAATTCTAAAATTAAAAAATTTAATTCAAAAAAAAATAAATATTTCATTAACAATCAAAATATACAAAACAATCTTCCATATATAATAATTATTATTGATGAATTAGCTGATATAATCTTAACAGAAAAAAAAAATATAGAATCACTAATTGTATACATAACACAAAAATCTAGAGCATCTGGGATACATTTTATAATATCCACACAACGACCATCAGTAAATATACTGACAGGAATTATCAAAGCTAATATTCCAGCACGCATCGCATTTCAAGTCTCTTCAAAAATCGATTCTTATATTATTTTAGATCAACAAGGAGCCGAACAACTATTAGGAAAAGGAGATATGCTCTATTTATCTCCTCAAAAAAAAATTACAAGAATACATGGCCCTATCATTAGTAATCAGGAAATAAATAAAATAATTAATTATTGGATTAATAAAAAACATTAA
- the trxB gene encoding thioredoxin-disulfide reductase, with amino-acid sequence MNSIVNKYSLMIIGSGPAGYTAAIYAARANLNPIIIAGDQPGGQLTTTTSVDNWPGNINRFHGPELMKNIKDHVLQLNVNIIYDRVTNVNLRSRPFFLKGERNIYFCDALIIATGSSHRFLGISSEKKYLGHGVSFCATCDGYFFRNKKVCVIGGGNTAVEEALYLSNIVDHVILVHRKNVLRAELILQDKLFKKVNDGKIEILWNHIVVDILGDGSKVNGITVHDLNNKSSKFLDVSGVFIAIGFVPNTDIFKDQLLIDKDGFIVVNFFRTDNINQYMNSNNVMATSTSISGVFACGDVMDPIYRQAITASGFGSMAALDVEKYFSLYFSKNR; translated from the coding sequence ATGAATAGTATTGTTAATAAATATTCATTAATGATAATTGGTTCAGGACCTGCTGGTTATACTGCAGCTATTTATGCTGCTCGTGCTAATTTAAATCCTATTATTATTGCAGGAGATCAACCAGGTGGTCAGTTAACTACTACAACTTCTGTTGATAATTGGCCTGGAAATATTAATAGATTTCATGGTCCAGAATTAATGAAGAATATAAAAGATCATGTATTACAGTTGAATGTAAATATTATTTATGATAGAGTCACTAATGTAAATTTAAGGAGTAGACCATTTTTTTTAAAAGGGGAAAGGAATATTTATTTTTGTGATGCTTTAATTATTGCTACAGGTTCTTCTCATAGATTTTTAGGCATAAGTTCAGAAAAAAAATATTTAGGACATGGAGTGTCTTTTTGTGCTACATGTGACGGATATTTTTTTCGTAATAAAAAAGTTTGTGTTATTGGAGGAGGAAATACAGCAGTGGAAGAAGCATTATATTTATCAAATATTGTTGATCATGTAATTTTAGTTCATAGAAAGAATGTGTTACGTGCTGAACTTATTTTACAAGATAAGTTATTTAAAAAGGTTAATGATGGTAAAATAGAAATATTATGGAATCATATAGTAGTTGATATTTTAGGAGATGGATCTAAAGTTAATGGAATAACTGTACATGATTTAAATAATAAAAGTTCTAAATTTTTAGATGTTAGTGGTGTTTTTATTGCTATAGGTTTTGTACCAAATACTGATATATTCAAAGATCAGTTGTTAATTGATAAAGATGGATTTATTGTTGTTAATTTTTTTAGAACTGATAATATTAATCAATATATGAATAGTAATAATGTAATGGCTACGTCAACATCTATTTCTGGAGTATTTGCTTGTGGTGATGTTATGGATCCTATTTATAGGCAAGCGATTACTGCTTCTGGATTTGGTTCTATGGCTGCGTTAGATGTGGAAAAGTATTTTAGTTTATATTTTTCAAAAAATAGGTAA
- a CDS encoding ABC transporter permease, whose product MVYPYKIGQKLPISLSLFKLPLYSLRTVLRMFIALILSILFTFVFGTFAAKSNKAEKIIIPLIDILQSVPVLSFVSITVNSFVYLFPGCLLGAEFASIFAIFTAQVWNIVLGFYQSLRLLPNDLKEVAEIFQLSAWQKFWKIEVPFSISNLLWNIMISMSSSWFFVVVSEAISIAHYSIHLPGIGSYIALAIECRDLLAVCYSIFAMVIIIFLCDQILFRPLIVWSEKFKIKQCINEDEYKSWLINLMRSGILIKIIYKKICIFKDHFINTYWIKKVYIKKFNFVKFLYLKQINWLLNFFILIFIGTIIWVLIKFVLMKFNLIEIFHVCLLGAITSIRVLVLIVISSLIWIPIGVYIGLNPKFSQKIQPVIQFVSSIPANLFYPLFVIIIVYFHLNTEIFLTPLMILGMQWYILFNVIAGASNIPSDLRLVADNFNLTGWKWWKRLVFPSIFPFYITGAITASGGAWNASVVSEYVSWGNIVLKANGLGGYIQTNIIDNNFSKVILGTIIMCIYVLMFNHLIWKPLYRLAKNRCCLF is encoded by the coding sequence ATGGTATATCCTTATAAGATAGGTCAGAAATTGCCAATTTCTCTCTCTTTATTTAAGTTGCCATTATATTCGTTGCGTACTGTATTGCGTATGTTTATTGCTTTAATATTATCAATTTTATTTACTTTTGTATTTGGAACTTTTGCAGCAAAAAGTAATAAAGCTGAAAAAATTATTATACCATTAATTGATATATTGCAATCGGTTCCTGTATTAAGTTTTGTATCTATTACTGTTAATAGTTTTGTTTATTTATTTCCAGGATGTTTACTTGGTGCAGAATTTGCTTCTATTTTTGCGATTTTTACAGCTCAGGTTTGGAATATCGTTCTTGGTTTTTATCAATCATTAAGGTTGTTACCTAATGATTTAAAAGAAGTAGCAGAAATTTTTCAACTTTCTGCTTGGCAAAAGTTTTGGAAAATAGAAGTTCCATTTTCTATTTCAAATTTGTTATGGAATATAATGATTTCTATGTCATCCAGCTGGTTTTTTGTTGTAGTATCAGAAGCAATTTCTATTGCTCATTATAGTATTCATTTGCCTGGAATTGGTTCTTATATTGCATTAGCAATTGAATGTCGTGATTTGTTAGCTGTTTGTTATTCTATTTTTGCTATGGTTATTATTATTTTTCTTTGTGATCAAATTTTATTTAGACCGTTAATTGTTTGGTCAGAAAAATTTAAAATCAAACAATGTATTAATGAAGATGAGTATAAATCATGGTTAATTAATTTAATGAGAAGTGGTATCTTAATAAAGATAATATATAAAAAAATATGTATATTTAAAGATCATTTTATTAATACTTATTGGATTAAGAAAGTATATATAAAAAAATTTAATTTTGTTAAGTTTTTATATTTAAAACAAATTAATTGGTTGTTAAATTTCTTTATTTTAATTTTTATAGGAACAATTATTTGGGTATTAATTAAATTTGTTTTGATGAAATTTAATTTAATAGAAATTTTTCATGTTTGTTTACTTGGAGCTATAACCAGTATTCGAGTTTTAGTTTTAATAGTAATAAGTTCTTTGATTTGGATACCTATTGGTGTTTATATTGGATTGAATCCAAAATTTTCTCAAAAAATTCAACCTGTTATTCAATTTGTTTCTTCTATTCCTGCAAATTTATTTTATCCATTGTTTGTTATTATTATTGTTTATTTTCATTTAAATACTGAAATATTTTTAACTCCTTTAATGATTCTTGGAATGCAATGGTACATATTATTTAATGTTATTGCTGGGGCTAGTAATATTCCTAGTGATCTTCGTTTGGTTGCGGATAATTTTAATCTTACAGGTTGGAAATGGTGGAAACGTTTAGTGTTTCCTAGTATATTTCCATTTTATATTACTGGAGCTATAACTGCTTCTGGAGGAGCTTGGAATGCTAGCGTTGTTTCAGAATATGTAAGTTGGGGAAATATTGTCTTAAAGGCAAATGGATTAGGAGGATATATTCAGACGAATATAATAGATAATAATTTTTCTAAAGTTATTTTAGGGACGATTATAATGTGTATTTATGTTTTGATGTTTAATCATTTAATTTGGAAACCACTTTATCGTTTAGCTAAAAATCGTTGTTGTTTATTTTAA
- a CDS encoding ABC transporter ATP-binding protein — MARNSVLSSKVIISLEKCSKFFKKGFRKDLLVFDEISFQLKDKEIVTILGKSGSGKSTLLRIIAGLIPPSSGKVIYRGKEIFGPVPGIAMVFQSFALMPWLTVLENVELGLEAQGVSKKERRMRSIETIDIIGLDGFESAFPKELSGGMCQRVGLARALVVDPDVLLMDEPFSALDVLTAENLKSDLLRLLEQKKTNINAILLVTHNIEEAVMLSDRIIIFGSDPGYISAEVDVNLLKPRNPNKSEFRDFVDHVYRLMTTEPRYQSRCTRNKKQINLWYRLPDVDPAELSGLIETMKFFKGNIELLDLADELMMDIDDLFPILESLTILGFADVSDGKIKLSVLGIQFSSADLQGRKQIFACCLLEKIFLARYIRYILDQKYDHQVSEEYFLNKLEYYLDEKESKRVLHTMIDWARYAEIFAYDFNTGILSLENPGIKER; from the coding sequence ATGGCTCGTAATTCAGTATTGTCATCAAAAGTTATTATTTCTTTAGAGAAATGTTCTAAATTTTTTAAAAAAGGATTTAGGAAAGATTTATTGGTATTTGATGAAATAAGTTTTCAATTAAAAGATAAAGAAATTGTTACTATTCTTGGAAAATCAGGATCTGGAAAATCTACTTTGTTACGTATTATTGCTGGTTTAATACCTCCTTCTTCAGGAAAAGTAATATATCGTGGAAAAGAAATTTTTGGTCCAGTTCCTGGTATTGCTATGGTTTTTCAATCTTTTGCTTTAATGCCTTGGTTAACTGTTTTAGAAAATGTGGAATTAGGATTAGAGGCCCAAGGTGTTTCTAAAAAGGAAAGACGTATGCGTTCTATTGAAACTATTGATATTATTGGTTTAGATGGATTTGAATCAGCATTTCCAAAAGAATTGTCTGGAGGTATGTGTCAGAGAGTGGGATTAGCTAGGGCGTTAGTAGTTGATCCTGATGTTTTACTTATGGATGAGCCTTTTTCTGCTTTAGATGTTTTAACGGCAGAAAATTTAAAATCAGATTTATTAAGGTTATTGGAGCAGAAGAAAACTAATATAAATGCAATATTATTAGTTACTCATAATATTGAAGAAGCAGTTATGCTTTCTGATCGTATTATTATTTTTGGTAGTGACCCTGGATATATTTCAGCAGAAGTTGACGTTAATTTATTAAAGCCTAGAAATCCTAATAAGTCTGAATTTAGAGATTTTGTAGACCATGTTTATAGATTAATGACAACCGAACCTAGATATCAATCTAGGTGTACTAGAAATAAGAAACAGATTAATTTATGGTATCGTTTGCCAGATGTTGATCCGGCAGAATTATCTGGTTTAATTGAAACTATGAAGTTTTTTAAAGGTAATATTGAATTGTTGGATTTAGCAGACGAGTTAATGATGGATATTGATGATTTATTTCCTATTTTAGAAAGTTTGACTATATTAGGATTTGCTGATGTATCTGATGGAAAAATTAAACTTAGTGTTTTGGGTATACAATTTTCAAGTGCTGATTTGCAAGGTCGTAAACAAATATTTGCTTGTTGTTTGTTAGAAAAAATATTTTTAGCACGTTATATACGTTATATATTAGATCAAAAGTATGATCATCAAGTTTCAGAAGAATATTTTTTAAATAAACTTGAATATTATTTAGATGAAAAAGAATCTAAGAGAGTTTTACATACAATGATAGATTGGGCTAGATATGCTGAGATTTTTGCTTATGATTTTAATACAGGTATTTTGAGTTTAGAGAATCCTGGTATTAAGGAAAGATAA
- a CDS encoding alpha/beta hydrolase — MIIEKLKKKSIKKHFFIFKGNLGYLEGIIQIPNRINKKKYIVIIGHPHPLKGGNMYNKIVTTIANSFNILGIPSVTFNFRGVGKSEGKYDKGYGETKDMLSLTKLLQNKNKKFKFLFSGFSFGSYVAYRTALHFENTLLITIAPPINHYHFHYNKNIKKISWIIFQGNQDHIIPISTIKQFSQQFSPPIPIILFKKTGHFFHKKLIELKKELVKNIYLKLFYKVHKNK, encoded by the coding sequence ATGATTATCGAAAAATTAAAAAAAAAATCAATTAAAAAACATTTTTTTATATTTAAAGGAAATTTAGGATATTTAGAGGGAATAATACAAATCCCTAACAGAATAAATAAAAAAAAATATATTGTAATAATAGGACATCCTCACCCATTAAAAGGAGGAAATATGTACAATAAAATTGTTACAACCATAGCAAATTCTTTTAATATTTTAGGAATACCTAGTGTAACATTTAATTTTAGAGGAGTAGGAAAATCAGAAGGAAAATATGATAAGGGATATGGAGAAACAAAAGATATGCTATCTCTTACAAAACTATTGCAAAATAAAAATAAAAAATTTAAATTTTTGTTTTCAGGATTTTCTTTTGGTTCTTATGTAGCCTATAGAACAGCTTTACATTTTGAAAATACATTATTAATAACCATAGCACCACCTATCAATCATTATCATTTTCACTATAATAAAAATATTAAAAAAATATCATGGATAATTTTTCAAGGAAATCAAGATCATATAATACCAATATCAACAATCAAACAATTTTCCCAACAATTTTCTCCTCCTATACCTATAATTTTATTTAAAAAAACAGGACATTTTTTTCATAAAAAATTAATTGAATTAAAAAAAGAATTAGTTAAAAATATTTATTTAAAACTTTTTTACAAAGTACATAAAAATAAATAA
- a CDS encoding pantoate--beta-alanine ligase, giving the protein MKVFFKVLEWIKFRSSLSSCKSLGFIPTMGNLHNGHFSLFKKSKEENDFTIVSIFVNPIQFESNEEYISYPRTLKNDLSSLMDLEIDFCLVPKNNEIYSDKDYYKIQENFFSKIMEGSRRSNYITGMLTIVMKLLNITKPNKIYFGEKDYQQYNLVLNMIHAFFMNIEVKMCPTIREKSGLAYSSRNNFLTKDERYKADLFSYIFLNEKNLVDIRNKLNDNGIHVEYLEEYNFRRFIAVKIGKVCLIDNYLINK; this is encoded by the coding sequence ATGAAAGTTTTTTTTAAAGTTTTAGAATGGATAAAATTTCGTAGTTCTTTATCTTCTTGTAAATCTTTAGGTTTTATTCCTACAATGGGAAATTTGCATAATGGACATTTTTCTTTATTTAAAAAAAGTAAGGAAGAGAATGATTTTACTATTGTTAGTATATTTGTAAATCCTATTCAATTTGAATCTAACGAAGAATATATAAGTTATCCTCGTACTTTAAAGAATGACTTGAGTAGTTTAATGGATTTAGAAATTGATTTTTGTTTAGTTCCTAAAAATAATGAAATTTATTCTGATAAAGATTATTATAAAATACAAGAGAATTTTTTTTCAAAAATAATGGAGGGCTCAAGAAGATCTAATTATATAACAGGTATGCTTACTATAGTTATGAAATTGTTAAATATAACAAAGCCAAATAAAATTTATTTTGGTGAGAAAGATTATCAACAATACAATTTAGTATTGAATATGATTCATGCGTTTTTTATGAATATTGAAGTTAAAATGTGTCCTACGATTAGAGAAAAAAGTGGATTAGCTTATAGTTCTCGTAATAATTTTTTAACTAAAGATGAACGATATAAAGCTGATTTATTTTCTTATATATTTTTGAATGAAAAAAATTTGGTAGATATTAGAAATAAACTTAATGATAATGGAATACATGTAGAATATTTAGAAGAATATAATTTTAGGCGTTTTATAGCAGTTAAGATAGGAAAAGTATGTTTAATTGATAATTATTTAATAAACAAATGA
- the trxA gene encoding thioredoxin produces MYIKTLDDKNFDNELMNSNGFFLIDFWADWCNPCMALLPILEELSVEYKGVILFGKINVDINLDIPKRYNVMSIPTLILFKDGVLVDRKIGSVSKLDILNFIDLNR; encoded by the coding sequence ATGTATATAAAGACATTAGATGATAAAAATTTTGATAATGAGTTAATGAATTCAAATGGTTTTTTTTTAATAGATTTTTGGGCAGATTGGTGTAATCCTTGTATGGCATTACTTCCTATATTAGAAGAGTTATCTGTAGAGTATAAAGGAGTAATTCTTTTTGGAAAAATTAATGTTGATATTAATTTAGATATACCTAAGAGGTATAATGTAATGAGTATTCCTACTTTAATTTTATTTAAAGATGGTGTTTTAGTTGATAGAAAAATTGGAAGTGTGAGTAAATTGGATATTTTAAATTTTATTGATTTAAATAGATAA
- the gcvPA gene encoding aminomethyl-transferring glycine dehydrogenase subunit GcvPA — translation MPYIPHTKSDIKSMLSEIGIKKIKELFKEIPSFLFSNNFKNIPKKINEINMLKIANKLAKKNKKGICFIGAGSYDHFIPSIVWDITSRSEFLTAYTPYQPEASQGTLQILYEYQSMISELTKMEISNSSMYDGSTALAEAIFMAIRIKNSNNINKTINEKKTILIPNSLHPLYKYTLKTILNNHKNINIIYIPFNQQTGTTDLSKLNKYKNKNTAAIIITQPNFFGCLEPVDELTYWANKNNIISIACVNPLSLLILTPPGIWGGDGVTITCGEGQPLGCPMFYGGPYFGFFGTKMKYVRQMPGRIVGKTTDKNGKTGFTLVLQTREQHIRREKATSNICTNQNLLAIAATIYLSVLGSKRLNNIAIECHEKTKNLIQKLVQIKGIKLFFNKTPFFHEALIKIKHKHYTAEKILLNLEKYEIFGGYQVEQHYPNLKNCILTCATEMRTKTEIQYFYKTLKNIILSKN, via the coding sequence ATGCCATATATACCACATACAAAATCAGACATAAAATCTATGTTATCCGAAATCGGAATTAAAAAAATCAAAGAATTATTTAAAGAAATACCATCCTTTCTTTTTTCAAATAACTTTAAAAACATTCCAAAAAAAATTAACGAGATAAATATGCTAAAAATAGCAAATAAACTAGCAAAAAAAAATAAAAAAGGAATTTGTTTTATCGGAGCAGGAAGTTATGATCACTTTATCCCATCTATTGTATGGGATATCACATCTAGAAGCGAATTTTTAACTGCCTATACACCATATCAACCAGAAGCCAGCCAAGGAACACTACAAATACTTTATGAATATCAAAGTATGATATCAGAATTAACTAAAATGGAAATATCTAATTCATCTATGTATGATGGATCAACCGCATTAGCAGAAGCGATATTTATGGCAATACGAATTAAAAATTCTAATAATATAAATAAAACTATTAATGAAAAAAAAACAATATTAATTCCTAATTCTTTACACCCATTATACAAATATACTTTAAAAACTATTCTAAACAATCATAAAAACATAAATATTATTTATATACCATTCAATCAACAAACAGGAACAACAGATTTATCTAAATTAAATAAATATAAAAACAAAAATACCGCAGCAATAATAATCACACAACCAAATTTTTTTGGTTGCCTTGAACCAGTAGATGAATTAACATACTGGGCAAATAAAAATAACATAATTAGTATAGCTTGCGTAAATCCATTATCTTTATTAATATTAACTCCACCTGGAATATGGGGAGGGGATGGAGTTACAATAACATGTGGAGAAGGACAACCGCTTGGTTGTCCTATGTTTTACGGAGGACCATACTTTGGGTTTTTTGGAACTAAAATGAAATATGTTAGACAAATGCCTGGAAGAATCGTAGGAAAAACTACTGATAAAAATGGAAAAACAGGATTTACTCTTGTTCTACAAACCAGAGAACAACATATAAGAAGAGAAAAAGCAACATCTAATATATGTACAAATCAAAATCTATTAGCTATAGCTGCAACAATTTATTTAAGTGTTTTAGGATCAAAAAGATTAAATAATATAGCTATCGAATGTCATGAAAAAACAAAAAACTTAATACAAAAACTTGTACAAATAAAAGGTATTAAATTATTTTTTAATAAAACACCATTTTTTCATGAAGCATTAATTAAAATAAAACACAAACACTACACAGCAGAAAAAATACTATTAAATCTAGAAAAATACGAAATATTTGGAGGATACCAGGTAGAACAACATTATCCAAATCTAAAAAATTGTATACTAACCTGCGCAACAGAAATGAGAACTAAAACAGAAATACAATATTTCTATAAAACTCTTAAAAACATAATTCTATCTAAAAACTAA
- the gcvH gene encoding glycine cleavage system protein GcvH, with translation MKKNYQLRFTDTHEWIETNNSKEIYKIGITNYAQKTLGDLIFINFSIKKYQTIKTKDIIAIIESIKAASDIYSPINGTVIEINKNVEHDPSIINHDPYDAGWLIKIKPANINDIKNLLDQNQYEKLLNS, from the coding sequence ATGAAAAAAAACTATCAATTAAGATTTACCGATACACATGAATGGATTGAAACAAATAATTCAAAAGAAATATATAAAATTGGAATAACTAACTATGCTCAAAAAACACTTGGAGATTTAATCTTTATTAATTTTTCTATAAAAAAATATCAAACAATAAAAACAAAAGATATTATAGCTATTATTGAATCTATAAAAGCAGCATCAGATATTTACAGTCCAATCAATGGAACAGTAATAGAAATAAATAAAAATGTGGAACATGATCCTTCAATAATTAATCATGATCCTTATGATGCTGGATGGTTGATAAAAATAAAACCTGCAAACATCAATGATATTAAAAATCTATTAGATCAAAACCAATATGAAAAACTATTAAATAGTTAA
- a CDS encoding ABC transporter permease: MITIKKQYIALYTLIKHEYTRIIRIASQVFIPPIINSALYILIFGTIIGKQIGLIDHNINYSSFITPGLIIMSVIINSYNNVSSSLFNARFQKNIEEILVSPMSDNLLLIGYTFGGILRGMIVSILVYIVSCFFYFIPIKHPALTILIIILVSSIFSLTGFTNALLAKNFDDITIIPNFFLTPLTYLGGIFYTSNMLSNTWKTILHINPIFYMIKILRYAITNSKEKYIDISIFMICIIIMIFFIINKILLRKGIGIRN, encoded by the coding sequence ATGATAACCATTAAAAAACAATATATCGCTTTATATACACTTATTAAACATGAATATACACGTATTATACGTATAGCAAGTCAAGTATTCATTCCTCCTATAATAAATAGTGCACTTTACATTTTAATATTTGGAACTATAATAGGAAAACAAATAGGATTAATAGATCACAATATAAACTATTCTAGTTTTATTACTCCAGGACTAATTATTATGTCCGTTATAATAAATTCTTATAACAACGTTTCATCATCATTGTTTAATGCACGATTTCAAAAAAATATAGAAGAAATTTTAGTAAGCCCTATGAGTGATAATTTACTACTAATTGGATACACATTTGGTGGTATATTAAGAGGAATGATAGTATCTATACTAGTATATATAGTATCCTGTTTTTTTTATTTTATACCAATAAAACATCCAGCACTTACTATATTAATCATCATATTGGTATCTAGTATTTTTTCTTTAACTGGATTTACAAATGCACTTTTAGCAAAAAATTTTGATGATATTACAATCATTCCAAACTTCTTTCTTACACCATTAACTTACTTAGGAGGAATTTTTTATACAAGCAACATGTTATCTAATACATGGAAAACTATTCTACATATCAACCCAATATTTTATATGATAAAAATATTACGTTATGCTATAACTAATAGTAAAGAAAAATATATAGACATTTCAATATTTATGATTTGTATAATAATAATGATATTTTTTATTATTAATAAAATACTTCTGAGAAAAGGTATTGGAATACGAAACTAA